AACATTTATCTTAAAAGTATTAGTACAAAGACTTTCTAGCTTTGTTAGCATGAACCACATTGTACACATTAGGTTTATTAAGTAATTATTGATCTTGTTGATGATGTAGAGGGTCTCAGACATCTGTGCATCAACTATAATACAAGTTATTTGACAGTCTGGTTTGGGTGTCTATTTACCAGTGTGATGGATTTGTAGCAAAGGTCCAGTGTCTTAGATAAATTATTCACGAGAGTGTCTTTCCTTGTTTACAGAAAACCCCTGATAAACGCAGACCTTCAGGACCACCCCACCGTGTGATACAGATTCAGCGGCCACAAACAATCATCCACAAATGTCATGTAGTCTGGATGAAACTCTTCTCCTCACTTTCtcgtttttacattttctgctgtttgtttcataGTCGTAGTGACTTTTAGTTAATCTACTGCTTCATGACAAGGCAAGATTTGCAGTGTTTTAATTCCTCATATGTCAAACACCTAATAAATCCATTGAAACAGGCTTCACACAGTGGTTTTGTGTTGTATGAACGTCCTTTTTATTGTATGGTGTGTTGTACAGTCTTGTACATTGACAGCTCACATAAAGTCTATGTTCTTCTGACACTGagtcttatttttgtttttccctagGTCTCAACAGATACATAGGTTACTTTAATATGACCAGTTTGGGACACCATTACATAACATCAGATCTCACCATTTCTATGGtaaaaacagtgacattatTGAACAGTTGGCCATACATACGACTGAGCTCGAACACATCTTCCATACACTTTATTAAAACACAGCTACCCAGCTAAATAATTTTAGCTAAGATATAAGATTTGTTAAAAACTGTACATAACTGTAATATACATAAAGGCAAACTCTTTGGTACAGatatatacagtttattttcactttttttcctttaaattggGCTTCTTAACATGTCATCTTGCTGAAACCTTTCAAACACTATATTCCTGAATTGTAATAGGTGTATGAGAATACCAGCCTCCCATGAGAAAGAAAGATCTCTTTTATTATAATTAACTATCGACACTAAATACCAGGTGACAACGGATTGGTTATGGCTAAATAATATGACCTACATTATCAGACAGTGAATGCCTCAGTGAGAATCTGGAGTGTCTGTCTGGAGAAATGCTATAACCACAGTCAGTGTAAATGTCAGCCCAGTGTGCAACTTCCTAAGCCTActttacaaatacaaaatatataccTTACATGTGtaatataagataaaataattcttaaaaaaaaacaaaacaaaacaaaacaacacagcactAATGAAAATGTGCGGGAAAAGTAGTGATAGCGAGTTCTTTTTAAAGGGGACAAAAATGACCAATAAAGGCTACATATCCTTGATTTGTTTGGGTTTTAGTGCAGGAGTGTAACAAACAAGGATGAGTCACTAGCAGTACAATAACAGGTTTGCTTAGTTGGGTGGGTGAACGGAGCACAGCAGTTGGAGCCAACATGACCACAAAGTAATATAATCCACCAGATTCCCGACGCCATCACACCGAGAACGAATACGAAGCAAACATACACAGAAGCATTAGTTCAAGAACAAGAACATAAGAAGTCCAAAACAATGAAccgaaaaaaaaagaaataaatattcatttgataTGCCCAAACTGGAAAGTGATCTGTTGCAGTCtctggagagagggggagggaaggggagggaaggggaggaggggagaggggtgCGGTGGCCAGAGGTCTCCACTAGAGGGAGATCCAGGGGTGGCGTAAGCAGTCTGCGGCCGTGGCTCTCTTCTCTGGGATCAGCTCCAGCATGGGAATCAGGAAGTCAGTGAAGCACTCGGCCTCCTCACGGGGCCACTCGTACTTGTCAATCAGCACCTCCAGCAGGCCCCACGGCTTCAGCTTGGTGATGTGTTTCAAGtcacctgcagacagagagctcTGTGTCAGAGGgtcatgcagcagcagagcagttcCCCCACGTGTAAACTCACTACAAGGCAGTTAAGCCTGTGAATTCAAATATCTTGCTATGACATGCATTAAACATTTTACTTAATTAAATGGCAATGtaatttcaaaacatttcttttgaatAATAACATCTACTGTTGGGAAAAAAACTATTCTAATTTTTCAACAGACTATTAGAGGCAACTCGAGGCCATGAGCAGACAGAAAACCTTCTCCAATCTTGAcactgatgtttctttttttcttttctttttttttttttacctttcttGGTGAAAAAGTCCTTGGAATATTTGCCGGACATTATGAGTTTGCGTGGGATGCTCCCCAGCAGCTCAATGATCAGCGCTATGTGGTCTGCACGGCAGACGATTgcaagaggagaggggaagacaCAGACGAGACAAACGACAGATTGGTCAGACAGTGTCCCAGTCACAGGCCCACTCTGGGTGTGCGGGCGGAGGGATGAGGGGAAGGCTGAAAGCACATGGACCAGACTGTTGCCGAGGGTGGGGTGCACAGACCTGCAGCTAGAAGTCAGGGCATCAAACATGGCCACCAGATAATTAAAGAGCTCCAGGGGTTTTTAAACTCAGGACTGCCGCTGCAGTCAGGCAGACATTGGATGGAATACTTTCAAAGTTTGATGACAAATTCAACCCACAACTAGGGTGGAATATGAAGTGGATCAGAAATCAGCCTTTTCCCGACATTATCATGTTTATAAACCTGTTATTTGCACTAGTTGAAACAGGTACACGGGAACATTTCCCCCCTAACTTTAACACTTCACTATATCAACAAATCAATGCTCTGAAGCATTACAGGGGTTATGTTATTAAAGCCGTGccacagtgagcagcagtgaTTTTCCTGCTGAAGTGCTCCTGAACATGAAACAGGTGCAAAACTGTAACCTCTTGTACTTTTTAGTGTCACTTAAAAGATTTTATGTTCTGAAACTCATCTTATACAACCTCAGGCCTGTAATTAGGAGAAACACTGCAAGACGTTTGACCCTGATTACTTTTTCTGTAATCTCATGACTGTTTTACGTTTAAGCtaaatgcattttaacaaaTGGGGTAAAACCGGATCACTCACTGCTGTGGCTGACCTTGCACTCAGATTCCGGAGAATTTCCCCTGTAGCGATCAATACAGTATCAAGTATCCAGCCAAGTCCTCTGGCTACAGCTGTGGAGGTACTGGATGTAACTCCACCAGGCAACTCCtgacacattaaaacatgtctAGTGGCACTGCTCATTGTTTTGCACAGGCCtgcacacaccaccaccatctgAATGTGCTGACAGGAGTCTTGCCCCTTCGTCGCCCCTCCACCGTCCCCAGGGCGGGCCAAAGACAGAGGGGTGGCGTACCTCTCTTGGTGAAGTATTCCTGTGAGTATTTCCCACTCAGAGCATAGTGACGCGGGATTTTACCGAGCAACTCAATCATGAGAGCAAGATGGTCTGGAAATGAGGCACAtcagagggtgagagggaggacagaagtttggagagaagaggagatggCATACGGGAgaggggacagaggagagatggCAAACAGTCATGATGAACAATGTATTAGGAACGATGGATGATGACAGCCTTGTATGACAAGAAGCACAAGTACGTGAAGCCTACattactttttcacattaaaagctattaaaaacatttgaacacatATGCCATTCACTTTCATATTAGAGAACAAACCATGAAAATTGAATCTGATTGAAAACATACACACTAAAACTTGTACAGCAGAATCTGGTACAGGATGAGTGGTTAGTACATAAAAGGACAATTCCACCACAGAGAAAGAAGTGGAAAAATAATAAGCAGTAGCATCACAAGTTCATATTCTGTAGGTGAAAAAGCAGATTCACAGCTGCGGGGGCATGTGCCAATAACTTGAAGGTTAAATGTTGACATATACCTGACATGCTACAGCAGAATCAAGTCAGTACAGAAACCTCAAGCTAAGCAGCAAGCCGACATTAACATAAAGAAAGCGtatggaggagaaggaggaaacGTGGACAGTGagtgaggagatgaagaaaagaCAAGCGAGGAAATGAGAGATGGCCCCATCTCCAGTGCAGTAAAAATGTGGTTTGAGGTGTTAGAAAGGAAATAAACACAGGAATATTGGTACTCATCATCACATGATTCACATCTACATTTCTTCTAAATATGAGACCATTTGAAATCACTGTAATGGAGTACCTCATTTAGCTGTTAACTCTGCGAAAGTTTAAGCAAAATGCACCGCAACGTATTATGCATACAGCACAATAAGTTGGAGTGACAGTCACAACTTGCCTTGCTTACTGTGAAACcctgtagtgttttttttatgaaccATTTAAAATTTCCTCACATATAATCAATGAAGGCAAatttaacaagaaaaacacCATGAAGCTTTTCACAGTAGCAATAACTGCTAAGTTTCTTCTCTTACCAGTGTAGcatacatttcaaaaatacttcTAAATGTAGCACTTAGGATTAAGGCTGTGCAGTTACAACTGGACAAAACAAAGTatggacaggaagaggaagaagtccCAGCAGTACCTTCATCCCTGGAATAATCTTCCCCAGAATGTGGTTCAAACAAGTAGTCCCCTGTGGCAAGCTCAAAGGCCTGCGGAGACAACACAATCAtcagaaacacaggaaaaaacacTGTATAAAGAAGGGACACATTTCAACTCATACAGTCTCTTAGGTCTTTTCTGTCCAACATAAATTGGACtatgacctttttttttactcaccaTGCAGGCTGTGCTCCATATATCGGCCGGTGTGCTGTATCCAGAACCGATGAGTACCTCTAAGGACCGGTACTGCCGTGTCTGGATGTCTTCTGTAAAGTGCTTGTGctgagagagagggcgagagggagagagagagagagagagaagaaagaaaaacaaaactctatGACATGTGTAAGTAACAGACTGTGTCCTCTTACAATGGGGAAATGCAAGAATTATGTGTGTGGACTCGTAGATCAATACACCAAATTGAATGAAGAGCTGGAAGAttaaagtatttctattttgGTAGCGTGATGACACTGGACGTGTCCCTCGCTGGAAGGCTTCATCCTTAATCAGGCAATCCCTCAGGTCATTATCAAGCGACTCACCACCCAGCAGGCATTTCCCAAGTCTGCAATCTTGACCTTGATCTGGTCGGCATTGAGTGGCTCAAGAGGGTTAACTAGCAGGGAGCCTGCTGTTAGCTTGCCTacatcagagcagagaaagagagacagagagataaggATGGACTAAACATCTGATAAGAGAAGAGCCTAACAATCAATATTCTAAAGTTCACATGGCTGAGCCTTAATTAAACTTCCAAAGCAGCACGGCCAGAGCAAACAGCTATCATAAAGCAGTTAGTAGATGTGCTGATTTTGGCTGACTGACCGTTTCCCAGGCTTTCCTCGGCTCTATATGGACAGTCAGACCCATCATCTTCGTCTCCCTGCAAGAGGCTTTGCTCCAGCTCTTCCTTCTGCAGCCCAGCATGAAGAAACCTCTCAGCGACTCCACTGCTGTGAGCACCCCTGCCTTCGACCTCAGCGTCCAGCTTCTCGAGATCTGCAGTGTCCACGCCGTTGCAGACGGGGTGAACAGGGGACTCTTGGCGCTGTTCCTCCTGACTTGTGGGCTCTGAGTTGCCATTGTGTTGGTCTTCGTCCCTCCATAGGGACTGCCTCTGGCCCTCCTCCACATGGCCATTGCAGTTCACCTCTGAAGGCCCTTCTGGTCCCACCCTCATGAGATCTGCATTCACAGTGCTCTCTGGGTGCATCAGGAAAAGACAGGTGACAAATGACTCATACCAGGGATTTTATTATTGTCTTAAAACCATGACAGAACATTAACCAACAGcaataaacatttgaaaagtaCTTGAAAAGTGACTCTTGTGACGTTGGCTTCTTACCCTCCGTTTCTTCATTCTCTCGCCCCAGAAGAGAAAGTTGTCTGAGAGGAGCGCAGGCCCGTCCCTTTGGAGACTGTGGGTCCTCATCTTCATAATCTTCCTCCTCTCGGGCTTCTGTTGTCTTTTCCATCTCCTCCAAGTCCAAGATGCACTTTTCTAGCAGCTCTGCCTGAcgcttctgcttcttttttaacttcttcttcttgttcttggaCATTTTTACAGCCTGTCAGAGACAAATAGTAGAAATAAGATAGCTCTCGCGTATAGCGACTTCAAATATGTGTTATACTGAAAATGTGAGAAGCTGATGTCCTATgcaaaaagtaaataatagaAGGGCTTTACCTGTTTAGGAGCAGGCGCTGTGCTTACTGAAAAGAGAATATCAGATGAGTACATACTGTTACCAAACTGTGCTCATGAAAGTTCATATGAacatgcatatttgtgtgtctcATACTTGCTGAACCAGAGGGGGGAGGCGCCCCAGCCCTCTGCCACTCTGTGGCTTCAGCTGCAAGCTTGCGAACATAAGGCTCTTCAACACTCATCAGGATATTCTCCGGCTTGATGTCCGTGTGGATGATCTGACACTTAGTGTGCAGGTAGTCCAGTCCTTGGAGTACCTGAGAAAGGAACGAATGGAGGATGATCAACTGATTTTAAAACTGTATCTGAACCGAACATCTTTTAGTCTTCTTTCAGGTATATCCACATTGTAAAAATATGAGGAGTAAAGGCTGATACACATGTGCCTCTCAGGAACACAAATCTAGGTAATGAGCAAACTGAAAACgaaataaaatcaatgtaaATTGCTAAATATGGTAAAAATATCTGCTGTAAAATCAATTATCCAACTTGACGTTATATTGTTGAATCTGTCATTTGTAAATGCCCCcttagcttaaaaaaaaaaaaaaagagcacataCATTTTTTCCTCGCTGCATCGGTCATGTTGTCACACTGCTTGTTGTTATATGTTTAACCATCACAAAATGCCCTGCCCTGACTGGTTTCCCCCtctcacacagcctggaggcTACCTGGCTCGTGCCAACTAGTGAAAGCTACAGCTGAACCTTCATCAAGAGTCCCGAACATACAGAAGGTGTCACACTGTGTCTTGTGTTACCTGTCTCACGATGCTCTTCACACACGGCAGGGGCAGCCCCTGGTAGTTGGACTTTATTATCCACTTTAATAAGTGATGCCCCAAAACCTCAAACACCATGCAGACATCTGAAGATCACCACAGTCAAGATATTAACAACACAAGTAAAGCCAACCTGAAACCCTATCAGAAGAAAATTCAGTGGACACGTTGGTACTACGTGCTCGTTCATGTACATGAGAAGTAGCATTATTTATACTGAAAAGAGGGCAGGTCATAGGAGTGCAAACACAACAGTGGTGTTAGGGAGTCTCATATTACAGCTGCAGTTATCCCTGTGGCATTCAGGGGATCTTACTCAGCCAAAGTGTCGCGCTAGGTGGGACACACAATCATCCATCACCTGTTGTTTGCTTGTTACTTGCATAATGCTTTCAAGCTAAATTTGAC
This sequence is a window from Pempheris klunzingeri isolate RE-2024b chromosome 11, fPemKlu1.hap1, whole genome shotgun sequence. Protein-coding genes within it:
- the srpk1a gene encoding SRSF protein kinase 1a isoform X3, yielding MERKVLALQARKKRGKAKKTSKKQPVNHRNRQQPQLEASPQEPEEPEEILGSDDEEQEDPNDYCKGGYHHVKVGDLYNGKYHVIRKLGWGHFSTVWLAWDIQVKRFVAMKVVKSAEHYTETAVDEIKLLRSVRNSDPNDPNREMVVQLLDDFKISGVNGTHVCMVFEVLGHHLLKWIIKSNYQGLPLPCVKSIVRQVLQGLDYLHTKCQIIHTDIKPENILMSVEEPYVRKLAAEATEWQRAGAPPPSGSAISTAPAPKQAVKMSKNKKKKLKKKQKRQAELLEKCILDLEEMEKTTEAREEEDYEDEDPQSPKGRACAPLRQLSLLGRENEETEESTVNADLMRVGPEGPSEVNCNGHVEEGQRQSLWRDEDQHNGNSEPTSQEEQRQESPVHPVCNGVDTADLEKLDAEVEGRGAHSSGVAERFLHAGLQKEELEQSLLQGDEDDGSDCPYRAEESLGNGKLTAGSLLVNPLEPLNADQIKVKIADLGNACWVHKHFTEDIQTRQYRSLEVLIGSGYSTPADIWSTACMAFELATGDYLFEPHSGEDYSRDEDHIALIIELLGSIPRKLIMSGKYSKDFFTKKGDLKHITKLKPWGLLEVLIDKYEWPREEAECFTDFLIPMLELIPEKRATAADCLRHPWISL
- the srpk1a gene encoding SRSF protein kinase 1a isoform X1, yielding MERKVLALQARKKRGKAKKTSKKQPVNHRNRQQPQLEASPQEPEEPEEILGSDDEEQEDPNDYCKGGYHHVKVGDLYNGKYHVIRKLGWGHFSTVWLAWDIQVKRFVAMKVVKSAEHYTETAVDEIKLLRSVRNSDPNDPNREMVVQLLDDFKISGVNGTHVCMVFEVLGHHLLKWIIKSNYQGLPLPCVKSIVRQVLQGLDYLHTKCQIIHTDIKPENILMSVEEPYVRKLAAEATEWQRAGAPPPSGSAISTAPAPKQAVKMSKNKKKKLKKKQKRQAELLEKCILDLEEMEKTTEAREEEDYEDEDPQSPKGRACAPLRQLSLLGRENEETEESTVNADLMRVGPEGPSEVNCNGHVEEGQRQSLWRDEDQHNGNSEPTSQEEQRQESPVHPVCNGVDTADLEKLDAEVEGRGAHSSGVAERFLHAGLQKEELEQSLLQGDEDDGSDCPYRAEESLGNGKLTAGSLLVNPLEPLNADQIKVKIADLGNACWVHKHFTEDIQTRQYRSLEVLIGSGYSTPADIWSTACMAFELATGDYLFEPHSGEDYSRDEDHLALMIELLGKIPRHYALSGKYSQEYFTKRDHIALIIELLGSIPRKLIMSGKYSKDFFTKKGDLKHITKLKPWGLLEVLIDKYEWPREEAECFTDFLIPMLELIPEKRATAADCLRHPWISL
- the srpk1a gene encoding SRSF protein kinase 1a isoform X2, whose product is MERKVLALQARKKRGKAKKTSKKQPVNHRNRQQPQLEASPQEPEEPEEILGSDDEEQEDPNDYCKGGYHHVKVGDLYNGKYHVIRKLGWGHFSTVWLAWDIQVKRFVAMKVVKSAEHYTETAVDEIKLLRSVRNSDPNDPNREMVVQLLDDFKISGVNGTHVCMVFEVLGHHLLKWIIKSNYQGLPLPCVKSIVRQVLQGLDYLHTKCQIIHTDIKPENILMSVEEPYVRKLAAEATEWQRAGAPPPSGSAISTAPAPKQAVKMSKNKKKKLKKKQKRQAELLEKCILDLEEMEKTTEAREEEDYEDEDPQSPKGRACAPLRQLSLLGRENEETEESTVNADLMRVGPEGPSEVNCNGHVEEGQRQSLWRDEDQHNGNSEPTSQEEQRQESPVHPVCNGVDTADLEKLDAEVEGRGAHSSGVAERFLHAGLQKEELEQSLLQGDEDDGSDCPYRAEESLGNGKLTAGSLLVNPLEPLNADQIKVKIADLGNACWVHKHFTEDIQTRQYRSLEVLIGSGYSTPADIWSTACMAFELATGDYLFEPHSGEDYSRDEDHLALMIELLGKIPRHYALSGKYSQEYFTKRGDLKHITKLKPWGLLEVLIDKYEWPREEAECFTDFLIPMLELIPEKRATAADCLRHPWISL